The following coding sequences are from one Chloroflexota bacterium window:
- a CDS encoding cyclase family protein, which translates to MRLDRQLRRCAMAEERVMNWGRWGKEDQLGAANLLTPERMAAAARLVKKGKLYSLSSPIREDKVPRMDIRPGNQHFVRIFGGPQQQSYAEVADDTLLIGCHGTSTHIDALCHYWTEGTMYNGFPAKKYVEGFGATRLGITNLKGIFGRGVLLDVAGLKGKPHLEGACVITPEDLEACCQRQGTRIEQGDVVLFRTGWNTVYYSQGFDVYNHSQPGLEIEAGLWLAKKDVCAVGADNSAIGVRDKKRAPRRNVHDVFLQDAGIYLIEMMDLEQLAADKVYEFLFVAAPLMVTGGTGSSLNPLAIV; encoded by the coding sequence ATGCGCCTCGACCGGCAACTCAGGAGGTGTGCGATGGCTGAAGAGCGCGTGATGAACTGGGGGCGATGGGGGAAGGAGGACCAGCTTGGGGCGGCGAACCTGCTGACGCCCGAGCGGATGGCGGCGGCGGCGCGCCTGGTGAAGAAGGGGAAACTGTACAGCCTCAGCTCGCCGATACGCGAAGACAAGGTGCCGAGGATGGACATCCGCCCGGGGAACCAGCACTTTGTGCGCATCTTCGGCGGGCCGCAGCAACAATCGTATGCAGAGGTGGCGGACGATACGCTGCTCATCGGGTGCCACGGGACGTCCACGCACATAGACGCGCTCTGCCATTACTGGACGGAAGGGACGATGTACAACGGGTTCCCGGCGAAAAAGTACGTCGAGGGGTTCGGCGCGACGAGGCTGGGAATCACGAATCTCAAGGGGATCTTTGGGCGAGGGGTGCTGTTGGATGTGGCGGGGCTCAAGGGGAAGCCGCACCTGGAGGGGGCGTGCGTCATCACGCCGGAGGACTTGGAGGCGTGCTGCCAGCGCCAGGGGACGCGGATCGAGCAAGGGGACGTTGTGCTCTTCCGCACCGGGTGGAACACAGTCTATTACTCCCAGGGATTCGATGTGTACAACCACTCGCAGCCCGGGCTGGAGATCGAGGCGGGGCTGTGGCTTGCGAAGAAGGACGTGTGCGCCGTGGGGGCGGATAACTCGGCGATAGGCGTTCGAGACAAGAAGCGCGCTCCGAGGCGGAATGTCCACGATGTCTTCCTGCAGGATGCGGGGATCTACCTTATCGAGATGATGGACCTGGAGCAGCTAGCGGCGGACAAGGTCTACGAGTTTCTGTTCGTGGCGGCGCCGCTGATGGTGACGGGCGGGACGGGGAGCTCGTTGAACCCGCTAGCGATCGTTTAG